One Halorarum halophilum DNA window includes the following coding sequences:
- a CDS encoding MFS transporter, with the protein MAPSFTSRIFSVSNPRKLWLVTGAHAVNEFYSIALPPILPLLVNDFAISYGEAGVLLTVFFVTYSIFQLPAGVLADRIGQRWLLAAGMVTLSTGIFIAAGAQGYGTLVFAEALAGIGGSTYHPTGMSLISDLETGDTEGKAMGIHGLGGVVGTALAPALIGSLAALFDWRLALTVSAIVGIAYTATFLVLFRDTDTTDNAAPTEPDGGDSPKVETKTTTEGPERRWSQLASLLPVPLERWVAVLFLANLAIATEIGAVRTFVTSYLVEHAGMTTVVANGIFFVMLVGAAISSVGGGTLADTVDRRSLGFVTMVVSTVILGATALIPLVPVALFAWFFLLGIVLWAAIPAMNAITSQYSEQEFSGSLFGVMLTAGSLGGAGGPLLFGVAAERFGLGAAFPFVASVSIVGAVSFLAMRRF; encoded by the coding sequence GTGGCACCTTCTTTCACCTCCCGGATATTTTCTGTCTCGAATCCCCGCAAACTGTGGCTCGTTACAGGTGCCCACGCGGTCAACGAGTTCTACAGCATCGCACTCCCACCGATTCTGCCATTGTTGGTGAACGACTTCGCAATTTCCTATGGCGAAGCGGGTGTGCTACTCACGGTCTTTTTCGTCACGTACTCAATCTTTCAGTTACCCGCAGGCGTTCTCGCTGACCGGATCGGCCAACGATGGCTCCTTGCCGCAGGGATGGTCACGCTGTCGACGGGTATTTTCATTGCCGCGGGGGCACAGGGCTACGGGACGCTCGTCTTCGCTGAGGCGCTCGCTGGCATTGGCGGAAGCACGTACCATCCGACCGGAATGTCACTCATCAGCGACCTGGAGACTGGCGACACCGAGGGAAAGGCCATGGGAATCCATGGTCTCGGTGGAGTCGTTGGAACCGCTCTCGCGCCAGCGCTCATCGGCAGTCTGGCTGCGCTTTTCGACTGGCGACTTGCTCTCACGGTCAGCGCGATCGTGGGGATCGCCTATACGGCCACGTTCCTCGTCCTTTTCCGTGATACCGATACTACCGACAACGCGGCGCCAACCGAACCCGATGGAGGGGATAGCCCGAAGGTGGAAACCAAGACGACCACGGAGGGTCCCGAACGTCGGTGGTCCCAGCTCGCTTCGCTCCTCCCGGTTCCACTCGAACGTTGGGTCGCGGTGCTGTTTCTTGCTAATCTCGCCATAGCTACCGAGATTGGTGCGGTCCGCACGTTCGTCACCTCCTACCTCGTCGAGCATGCGGGAATGACCACCGTCGTCGCCAATGGGATTTTCTTCGTCATGCTCGTCGGAGCTGCTATTTCCTCAGTCGGTGGGGGTACCCTCGCAGATACCGTCGACCGGCGGTCACTCGGCTTCGTGACGATGGTGGTTTCGACGGTCATCTTGGGCGCGACCGCGCTCATCCCCCTCGTTCCAGTAGCGCTATTTGCGTGGTTCTTCCTCCTTGGGATCGTGCTCTGGGCGGCCATCCCGGCGATGAATGCGATCACCTCGCAGTACTCCGAACAGGAGTTCAGCGGGAGCCTCTTCGGTGTGATGCTCACCGCAGGATCGCTCGGCGGGGCAGGGGGACCCTTGCTGTTCGGTGTTGCCGCCGAGCGGTTCGGCCTGGGCGCGGCATTCCCCTTTGTGGCCAGTGTGAGTATAGTCGGTGCCGTCTCCTTTCTTGCAATGCGTCGGTTCTGA
- a CDS encoding amidohydrolase family protein has protein sequence MVDCDVHQDWATDAEFTKYLPKHYWDRGVTTPGQPGWNNPVAESGISRNDSLPEDGGPAGSDRDLLGEHLFEDFGVNYAVLTGPGANNAFGWHPNLHYGTAGVEAYNDWLIEEWLDRDERFLGSLSVVPADPEHAVEEIERVGDHDQMVQVILPGSYENPYGHKRYWPIYEAAENAGLPIATHVSSSSRGTSWAPATGAGIPLSYIEKHAVVPMPLVGNLASVVLEGVFVEFPDLQWLFVEGRFTWLPDMMWQLDKNWKGLGNQVPWLERQPSEYIRENCWFSTQPVPEPENPEHLTQMLDMVHAEETLVYASDYPHWDNDNPKAMLNGVDEDVRRKIFGENAREIYGL, from the coding sequence GTGGTCGACTGTGACGTTCACCAGGACTGGGCGACGGACGCGGAGTTCACGAAGTACCTCCCGAAGCACTACTGGGACCGCGGCGTCACGACCCCGGGGCAACCCGGGTGGAACAATCCGGTCGCCGAGAGCGGGATTTCTCGGAACGATTCCCTCCCGGAGGACGGGGGCCCGGCCGGGTCGGACCGCGACCTGCTCGGCGAGCACCTGTTCGAAGATTTCGGCGTGAACTACGCGGTGCTGACCGGACCGGGCGCGAACAACGCGTTCGGCTGGCACCCGAACCTCCACTACGGGACCGCGGGCGTCGAGGCGTACAACGACTGGCTCATCGAGGAGTGGCTCGACCGCGACGAGCGGTTCCTCGGGTCGCTCAGCGTGGTCCCGGCCGACCCAGAGCACGCGGTCGAGGAGATCGAGCGCGTCGGCGACCACGACCAGATGGTCCAAGTCATCCTCCCGGGGTCGTACGAGAATCCATACGGGCACAAGCGCTACTGGCCGATCTACGAGGCGGCCGAGAACGCAGGCCTCCCGATCGCGACCCACGTCTCCTCGTCCAGCAGGGGGACGTCGTGGGCCCCAGCGACCGGCGCCGGCATCCCATTGTCGTACATCGAGAAACACGCCGTCGTTCCGATGCCGCTGGTCGGCAACCTGGCCAGCGTCGTTCTGGAGGGTGTGTTCGTGGAGTTCCCGGACCTCCAGTGGCTCTTCGTCGAGGGACGGTTCACCTGGCTCCCCGACATGATGTGGCAACTGGACAAGAACTGGAAGGGACTGGGGAACCAGGTACCCTGGCTCGAGCGCCAGCCGAGCGAGTACATCCGCGAGAACTGCTGGTTCAGCACGCAGCCTGTCCCAGAACCGGAGAACCCCGAGCACCTCACCCAGATGCTGGATATGGTCCACGCCGAAGAGACGCTCGTGTATGCCAGCGACTACCCCCACTGGGACAACGACAACCCGAAGGCCATGCTGAACGGCGTTGACGAGGACGTCCGTCGGAAGATATTCGGCGAGAACGCCCGCGAGATCTACGGCCTCTAA
- a CDS encoding MFS transporter: MESSVPSEDRQRAAPSDNPRVAYRHQMLGLCTAGSSFYLAGRIVIPPLAVPIKDGFGIGNAEFGLALSILWAAYALMQFPGGVTSDATGHKAVLVGSMLISGVGFALLATGGTYEAFLVAALVTGVGGGLFMIVQFRFLSVLYGDNKGRAFGLSGGITGIAGVVAPIAATSIVGVASWRHPFAAMVVIVIAVALVLHVRVRERYVFERPALSAAVSRSIDQISSAKILLLMAITAIFSVAVQAVTTFIPLFMYEVKGLSLSMSGTMLSVYFLVAVVARPISGTLSDVVGRRTVAGSALVFSGVLLAYVVLVAKPFYALLVSFALFSWAIVSFSPAMDAYYMDLFADDSMGGAFGLARTFILFVGSTGPYLIGVGAETSGFANSFAIISGCLVLAGAMLLATTRAF; this comes from the coding sequence ATGGAATCCAGTGTCCCGTCGGAGGATCGCCAGCGGGCCGCCCCCTCCGACAACCCGCGGGTCGCCTACCGACACCAGATGCTCGGCCTCTGCACCGCCGGGTCGTCCTTCTACCTCGCGGGGCGGATCGTCATTCCTCCGCTCGCGGTCCCGATCAAAGACGGCTTCGGAATCGGGAACGCTGAGTTTGGCCTGGCGCTTTCGATCCTCTGGGCGGCGTACGCGCTCATGCAGTTTCCCGGAGGCGTGACGAGCGACGCCACCGGGCACAAGGCGGTGCTCGTCGGGAGCATGCTCATCTCGGGCGTCGGGTTCGCCTTGCTGGCGACCGGTGGAACGTACGAGGCGTTCCTGGTCGCCGCCCTGGTCACCGGCGTCGGCGGCGGACTGTTCATGATCGTCCAATTCCGATTTCTCTCGGTGCTCTACGGCGACAACAAGGGGCGTGCGTTCGGACTGAGTGGCGGCATCACCGGCATCGCGGGCGTCGTCGCGCCGATCGCAGCAACGTCAATCGTCGGCGTCGCCTCGTGGCGGCACCCGTTCGCGGCGATGGTCGTCATCGTCATCGCCGTGGCGCTGGTTCTCCACGTCCGGGTGCGCGAGCGGTACGTCTTCGAGCGGCCGGCGCTGTCGGCGGCCGTCTCTCGGTCGATCGACCAGATATCCTCGGCGAAGATCCTGCTGCTCATGGCGATCACGGCCATCTTCTCGGTCGCCGTGCAGGCGGTCACGACGTTCATCCCGCTGTTCATGTACGAGGTGAAGGGACTTTCGCTCTCAATGTCGGGGACGATGCTGTCGGTCTACTTCCTCGTCGCGGTCGTGGCCAGGCCGATCAGCGGGACGCTGAGTGACGTCGTCGGCCGACGAACCGTGGCCGGGAGTGCGCTCGTCTTCTCGGGCGTCCTCCTCGCGTACGTGGTCCTGGTCGCCAAGCCCTTCTACGCGCTGCTCGTCTCGTTCGCCCTGTTCTCGTGGGCGATCGTCTCGTTCTCTCCAGCGATGGACGCCTACTACATGGACCTGTTCGCCGACGACAGCATGGGCGGCGCGTTCGGCCTCGCGCGAACGTTCATCCTGTTCGTCGGGAGCACCGGGCCGTACCTCATCGGTGTCGGCGCGGAGACCAGCGGCTTCGCTAACTCTTTCGCGATCATCTCGGGGTGCTTGGTGCTCGCAGGGGCGATGCTCCTCGCGACGACGAGAGCGTTCTAA
- a CDS encoding Rieske (2Fe-2S) protein — translation MATRQKIANADELPNNGDRIIAEVQGIEIAVFRFDGEYYALANYCVHQGGPLCEGALSGRTVAGDDGWEWAYDTDEKYVRCPWHGWIFDITDGRNVDSDRYVTPTYDIEVEDGEIFVHR, via the coding sequence ATGGCCACCCGACAGAAGATAGCAAACGCGGACGAGCTGCCGAACAACGGCGACCGAATTATCGCCGAGGTCCAGGGGATAGAGATCGCTGTGTTCCGGTTCGACGGCGAGTATTACGCGCTGGCGAACTACTGCGTTCACCAAGGGGGGCCGCTCTGCGAGGGGGCGTTGAGCGGGCGGACAGTGGCGGGTGACGACGGATGGGAATGGGCGTACGACACCGACGAGAAGTACGTTCGATGCCCCTGGCACGGGTGGATCTTCGATATCACGGACGGTCGCAATGTCGATTCCGACCGATACGTGACGCCGACCTACGACATCGAGGTCGAAGACGGAGAAATCTTCGTCCACCGATAG
- a CDS encoding NADH dehydrogenase subunit, with translation MDGRRPSAESSPSRQASSRSLIRSGGAVGLTMDDTVAFGEIDPATIADALQSAGVAGAGGAGFPSYVKWQSPEDVSYLLVNHQESEPNYYADKWLARNRAAEFASFFEALLNDVFDVIVVGTKERYRGVWTDELESALEPTVYEAADLPVDATTERGVVLVYTPNVYTYSEESVLLMVCAGVQIGDDLPTDHGWIVHNTESLYNALQAIRRETPVTRKFVHVDGELPRHRCLDVPIGTPATVLLEAAGLDSGEVGDDRVLADGGPGWCYEIHERPAAFGVRKRTNAVLVLDRDIATDGVQDGGYIDVLDAYDWEGGGHETEPTAIHPDMVRIPLLTNAAYEGFVRPSQPTVETGQRVLVGDVIAAPDPEGLSNAQHASIDGEVVDLTETHVVIERR, from the coding sequence GTGGACGGACGACGGCCCTCTGCGGAGTCCTCACCGTCCCGGCAGGCGTCGAGCCGATCACTTATTAGGTCCGGGGGCGCGGTAGGGTTGACCATGGACGATACGGTAGCCTTCGGAGAGATAGATCCGGCGACCATTGCCGACGCGCTCCAGTCGGCGGGCGTCGCAGGCGCGGGTGGCGCGGGATTCCCGTCCTACGTGAAGTGGCAGTCCCCCGAGGACGTCTCATACCTTCTGGTGAACCACCAGGAGAGCGAACCCAACTACTACGCCGACAAGTGGCTCGCCCGAAACCGCGCGGCGGAGTTCGCGTCGTTCTTCGAGGCCCTCCTCAACGACGTGTTCGACGTCATCGTGGTCGGCACGAAAGAGCGCTACCGCGGCGTCTGGACCGACGAACTCGAGTCGGCGCTCGAACCGACCGTCTACGAGGCGGCCGACTTGCCGGTGGACGCGACGACTGAGCGCGGCGTGGTCCTCGTCTACACGCCGAACGTCTACACCTACAGCGAGGAGTCGGTGCTGCTCATGGTGTGCGCCGGGGTGCAGATCGGCGACGATCTTCCGACCGACCACGGCTGGATTGTCCACAACACAGAGTCGCTCTACAACGCCTTGCAGGCTATCAGACGGGAGACACCGGTCACCCGGAAGTTCGTCCACGTCGACGGAGAACTTCCCCGACACCGCTGTCTCGACGTCCCCATAGGGACGCCCGCCACAGTTCTCCTTGAGGCCGCCGGTTTGGACAGCGGCGAAGTCGGCGACGACCGCGTTCTCGCCGACGGCGGGCCGGGCTGGTGCTACGAGATACACGAACGGCCGGCGGCGTTCGGCGTCCGCAAGCGGACCAACGCCGTATTGGTCTTGGATCGGGACATTGCCACCGACGGGGTGCAGGACGGCGGCTACATCGACGTCCTCGACGCGTACGACTGGGAGGGCGGCGGGCACGAGACAGAACCGACGGCGATCCACCCCGACATGGTCCGAATTCCGTTGTTGACGAACGCCGCCTACGAGGGGTTCGTTCGCCCGAGTCAGCCGACGGTCGAGACCGGCCAGCGGGTGTTGGTCGGGGACGTCATCGCCGCGCCTGACCCGGAGGGGTTAAGCAACGCCCAACACGCGTCGATCGACGGCGAAGTGGTCGACCTCACCGAGACGCACGTCGTCATCGAACGGCGCTGA
- a CDS encoding amidohydrolase family protein, with the protein MSPQQQTTEPLSIESVTVVDTDSHLITDYDVLASYLPSDSAAKQMIAKADNVGSDIFTNTRATPAFPNDHLGYDESGTNPARSGADTPEGKIQFMEEFDIDYSVFSPNIMLGTVNHDPTAVALASAYNDLLVDRFLDVDDRLFATMAVANQVPDRAAEEIDRIGDEKDVVGVQMPGAGMVPPAGHWQYDAIYQAAQERGLPIVMHSHDIQAAVTFPVQRRWAETFTESHAFTFPAEFMWHLISLVFNGVPERFPDLEFVLQEPGFEWLPWMMWRLDDHYLQNSEDLPSLTKMPSEYIRDQFYLTTQPLGHTENYQHVAWMVEMAGGADTLLFSTDHPHPDFDTPNEVFSAVNGGVDRDDVEGIMGGTAIDLFGLV; encoded by the coding sequence ATGTCACCACAACAACAGACGACTGAACCGCTCTCGATCGAGTCGGTGACCGTCGTCGACACCGACTCGCACCTGATAACCGACTACGACGTGCTCGCGTCCTACCTACCGAGCGACAGTGCGGCGAAACAGATGATCGCGAAGGCCGACAACGTCGGATCCGACATCTTCACCAACACGAGGGCGACGCCCGCGTTTCCCAACGATCACCTCGGCTACGACGAGAGCGGCACCAACCCCGCGCGCTCCGGGGCCGACACGCCCGAGGGGAAGATCCAGTTTATGGAGGAGTTCGACATCGACTACAGCGTCTTCTCCCCGAACATCATGCTCGGGACCGTCAACCACGACCCGACGGCCGTCGCGCTCGCGAGCGCGTACAACGACCTGCTCGTCGACCGGTTCCTCGACGTAGACGACCGACTATTCGCGACCATGGCCGTCGCGAACCAGGTTCCCGACCGCGCCGCCGAGGAGATCGACCGGATCGGCGACGAGAAGGACGTCGTCGGCGTACAGATGCCCGGGGCGGGGATGGTTCCGCCCGCGGGCCACTGGCAGTACGACGCTATCTACCAGGCCGCACAGGAACGGGGCCTTCCGATAGTAATGCACAGCCACGACATCCAAGCGGCGGTCACGTTCCCGGTTCAGCGCAGGTGGGCGGAGACGTTCACCGAGAGCCACGCGTTCACGTTCCCCGCCGAGTTCATGTGGCATCTCATCTCTCTGGTGTTCAACGGCGTTCCCGAGCGGTTCCCCGACCTCGAGTTTGTCCTCCAGGAGCCCGGATTCGAGTGGCTCCCCTGGATGATGTGGCGCCTCGACGACCACTACCTCCAGAACTCCGAGGACCTCCCGTCGCTCACCAAAATGCCAAGCGAGTACATCCGCGATCAGTTCTACCTCACGACCCAGCCCCTCGGCCACACCGAGAACTACCAACACGTCGCATGGATGGTGGAGATGGCCGGCGGCGCGGACACGTTGCTCTTTTCGACCGACCACCCGCACCCGGACTTCGACACTCCGAACGAGGTGTTTTCCGCGGTCAATGGCGGTGTCGACCGGGACGACGTGGAAGGGATCATGGGCGGAACCGCGATCGACCTGTTCGGCCTGGTCTGA
- a CDS encoding aldo/keto reductase — MTLETVSLGGTGLEVSRLAMGTWRFGRRLIDGEERYDSDDGIVETNEERAADLLDAYAERGGNFIDTADKYGDGKSEEWIGNWLADRDREDFIIATKIHRPRRPGDPNGEGLNRKHLRRQIDISLDRLGTDYVDLLYCHRWDDRTPAEEFMRTLDGLVSEGKVNYLGISSGSPDEWKIVKANEIARRRGYEPFTVTQPRYNLVDREIEANYMDMCRDYGLGIVPWSPLAWGFLTGKYSRDRDFPDDSTAAADARFKSHYLTEENFDVLEVTTAIAEEVGAKVAHVALAWQLHHPDVTAPIVGASTVEQLEENLDADDVSLTDDQFARLDEAKTASLV; from the coding sequence ATGACGCTCGAAACGGTTTCGCTCGGTGGAACGGGTCTCGAAGTCAGCCGACTGGCCATGGGAACGTGGCGGTTCGGCCGGCGGCTTATCGACGGCGAGGAGCGGTACGACTCCGACGACGGTATCGTCGAGACGAACGAGGAGCGGGCGGCCGATCTACTCGACGCGTACGCCGAGCGGGGCGGGAACTTCATCGACACCGCGGACAAGTACGGCGACGGGAAGAGCGAGGAGTGGATCGGAAACTGGCTGGCCGACCGCGACCGCGAAGATTTCATCATCGCGACGAAGATCCACCGCCCCCGACGCCCCGGCGACCCGAACGGCGAGGGGCTCAACCGCAAGCATCTCCGCCGACAGATCGACATCTCCCTCGACCGCCTGGGGACCGACTACGTCGACTTGCTCTACTGTCACCGGTGGGACGACCGAACGCCGGCCGAGGAGTTCATGCGCACGCTCGACGGCCTCGTCAGTGAAGGGAAGGTCAACTACCTTGGTATCTCGTCGGGTTCGCCCGACGAGTGGAAGATCGTCAAGGCGAACGAGATCGCGCGCCGGCGCGGGTACGAGCCCTTCACGGTCACCCAGCCCAGGTACAACCTCGTCGACCGGGAGATCGAAGCCAACTACATGGACATGTGCCGGGACTACGGACTCGGGATCGTCCCCTGGAGTCCGCTCGCGTGGGGGTTCCTCACCGGCAAGTACTCGCGCGATCGCGACTTCCCGGACGACTCGACCGCCGCCGCGGACGCCCGATTCAAGTCGCACTACTTGACCGAGGAGAACTTCGACGTACTCGAGGTCACCACCGCCATCGCCGAGGAAGTCGGCGCGAAGGTCGCCCACGTCGCGCTCGCGTGGCAGCTTCACCACCCGGACGTCACCGCGCCGATCGTGGGCGCGAGCACCGTTGAGCAGCTCGAGGAGAACCTCGACGCCGACGACGTTTCGCTGACCGACGACCAGTTCGCTCGACTCGACGAGGCGAAGACGGCGTCGCTGGTCTGA
- a CDS encoding ferredoxin → MEYDYMACGGWFQCVQKWDEFTMNLPEGKADLANSDQRDDDVFVREIPSDAVEEAIAAAESCPADAIVIYDDGEQIVP, encoded by the coding sequence ATGGAGTACGACTACATGGCCTGCGGAGGCTGGTTTCAGTGCGTCCAGAAATGGGACGAGTTCACGATGAACCTCCCCGAGGGGAAAGCGGACCTCGCGAACAGCGACCAGCGGGACGACGACGTGTTCGTCCGCGAGATCCCGTCGGACGCCGTCGAGGAGGCCATAGCGGCCGCCGAATCCTGCCCGGCAGACGCGATCGTAATCTACGACGACGGGGAACAAATCGTCCCGTGA